From a region of the uncultured Desulfatiglans sp. genome:
- a CDS encoding conserved hypothetical protein (Evidence 4 : Unknown function but conserved in other organisms) yields the protein MAKIMKKIKTIKIDADKCNGCRLCEVVCSAFHAAPKYSSNNPARSRIQIIRHPLKDIWLPVFAGEYAPAECMGRDKYVIDGKEYDECAFCRAACPSRDIFKEPDSGLPLKCDMCEGEEMPLCVEWCLNDVLVFEEREEEVEEAEPQEALEIGLEALADRYGLDKLVDTLTRMSLKP from the coding sequence ATGGCCAAGATCATGAAAAAGATCAAAACGATCAAAATTGATGCCGACAAATGCAACGGCTGCCGGCTCTGTGAGGTGGTCTGTTCCGCTTTTCACGCTGCGCCGAAATACAGCAGCAACAACCCCGCGAGGTCCCGCATCCAGATCATCCGACATCCGCTCAAGGATATCTGGCTTCCGGTGTTCGCCGGCGAGTACGCCCCGGCCGAGTGCATGGGCAGGGACAAGTACGTGATCGACGGGAAGGAATACGACGAGTGCGCCTTCTGCCGGGCTGCCTGCCCATCCCGGGATATCTTCAAGGAGCCCGACTCCGGCCTTCCCCTCAAATGCGACATGTGCGAAGGCGAGGAGATGCCCCTATGCGTCGAGTGGTGTCTGAACGACGTCCTGGTCTTCGAGGAGCGGGAGGAGGAGGTCGAAGAGGCCGAACCGCAAGAGGCGCTCGAGATCGGCCTGGAGGCGCTGGCCGACAGATACGGCCTGGACAAGCTTGTGGATACCCTGACCCGGATGTCCTTGAAGCCCTGA
- a CDS encoding CoB--CoM heterodisulfide reductase iron-sulfur subunit C 1 (fragment): protein MEAVADYKEIIDVIKANGGDAFKRCFQCGLCDTVCPWNRVRSFSIRKIVRQAAFGMTEIESDEIWRCTTCGRCPQXGNRRG from the coding sequence GTGGAAGCGGTAGCCGATTACAAGGAAATTATCGATGTCATCAAGGCGAACGGCGGGGACGCATTCAAGCGATGCTTCCAGTGCGGGCTGTGCGACACGGTGTGTCCGTGGAACCGGGTGCGGAGCTTCAGCATCCGCAAGATCGTGCGGCAGGCGGCGTTCGGGATGACCGAGATCGAGAGCGACGAGATCTGGCGCTGCACGACGTGCGGGAGATGCCCGCAGCANGGCAATAGAAGAGGATAG
- a CDS encoding Fe-S oxidoreductase — protein MEAVADYKEIIDVIKANGGDAFKRCFQCGLCDTVCPWNRVRNFSIRKIVRQAAFGMTEIESDEIWRCTTCGRCPQQCPRDVKQIESGIALRRVATEYGVFPTSVKAVRTVSASLVGEGNPLSEERKKRADWAKGHSVEEFTEEKEVLYFPCCYPSYDPRLKKVAQATADILNQAGVSFGILGSKENCCGESIRKTGDEELFKRLAKENIKTFIDSGVKKILVSSPHCYHTFKNEYPEFSVHFEVVHVSEFVAQLIEEGRLTLEKEYPKRVTYHDPCYLGRHXGIYDAPREALKRVPGLELVEMADCRSDSXCCGGGGGRIWMETPKGERFSDLRLEQAIEAGAEVLATACPYCIANFEDSRLTLELEDKLEIKEITEIIREVIAG, from the coding sequence GTGGAAGCGGTAGCCGATTACAAGGAAATTATCGATGTCATCAAGGCGAACGGCGGGGACGCATTCAAGCGTTGCTTCCAGTGCGGGCTGTGCGACACGGTGTGTCCGTGGAACCGGGTGCGGAACTTCAGCATCCGCAAGATCGTGCGGCAGGCCGCGTTCGGGATGACCGAGATCGAGAGCGACGAGATCTGGCGCTGCACGACGTGCGGGAGATGCCCGCAGCAGTGCCCGAGGGACGTCAAGCAGATCGAGTCGGGGATCGCGCTGCGGCGGGTGGCGACGGAATACGGGGTGTTCCCGACCTCTGTGAAGGCGGTCCGGACGGTGAGCGCGAGCCTGGTGGGGGAAGGCAACCCGCTGAGCGAGGAGCGGAAGAAGCGGGCNGACTGGGCGAAAGGCCACTCGGTGGAGGAGTTTACCGAGGAGAAGGAGGTGCTGTATTTTCCGTGCTGCTACCCGAGCTACGATCCGCGGTTGAAGAAGGTGGCGCAGGCGACGGCCGACATTCTGAACCAGGCGGGGGTGAGCTTCGGGATTCTGGGGAGCAAGGAGAACTGCTGCGGGGAGAGCATCCGGAAGACCGGGGACGAAGAGCTGTTCAAGCGCCTGGCGAAGGAGAACATCAAGACCTTCATCGACAGCGGGGTGAAGAAGATCCTGGTCTCCTCGCCACACTGCTACCACACGTTCAAGAACGAGTACCCGGAGTTCAGCGTGCACTTCGAGGTGGTTCACGTCTCGGAGTTTGTTGCGCAGTTGATCGAGGAAGGGCGGCTGACCCTCGAAAAGGAGTACCCGAAGCGGGTGACGTACCACGACCCGTGCTATCTCGGGCGTCACAANGGGATCTACGACGCGCCGCGGGAGGCGCTCAAGCGGGTGCCGGGCCTCGAACTGGTNGAGATGGCGGACTGCCGGAGCGACAGCNTGTGCTGCGGCGGGGGCGGGGGCCGGATCTGGATGGAGACGCCGAAAGGGGAGCGTTTTTCGGATCTGAGGCTCGAGCAGGCGATCGAGGCCGGGGCCGAGGTGCTGGCGACGGCCTGCCCTTACTGCATCGCGAACTTCGAGGACAGCCGGCTGACGCTGGAGCTGGAGGATAAGCTGGAGATCAAGGAGATCACCGAGATCATCCGGGAAGTCATTGCCGGATGA
- a CDS encoding hypothetical protein (Evidence 5 : Unknown function), with the protein MQRPLPWGRNRSAEVKKVEKEEHVLEEKIRQLCKGLGKEDFGDVLVVGGGISGIQASLDLATAGFKVYMIEKSPAIGGHMAQLDKTFPTNDCSM; encoded by the coding sequence ATGCAAAGGCCCCTGCCCTGGGGCCGCAACCGATCTGCTGAGGTGAAGAAAGTGGAAAAAGAAGAACACGTGCTGGAAGAGAAGATCCGACAACTGTGCAAGGGTCTCGGGAAGGAAGATTTCGGGGACGTGCTGGTGGTGGGCGGGGGGATCAGCGGGATCCAGGCCTCGCTGGATCTGGCCACGGCGGGGTTCAAGGTNTACATGATCGAGAAATCCCCTGCGATCGGCGGCCACATGGCGCAGCTGGACAAGACGTTTCCGACCAACGACTGTTCGATGTGA
- a CDS encoding Polyferredoxin, heterodixulfide reductase subunit A gives MDRVEGEAGDFRVTLRTKPRYIIEENCTGCGTCAEYCPVQYPDQYNQEISDNKAVHIYFAQAIPLIAYIDESCLYLKEKKCRICEGVCKTNAIDLNQKEVKREVKVGAILLSSGLEPYDPGVKHEYGYGRLQNVVTSMDFERLLCATGPYEGEILRASDKKXPHKXAWIQCVGSRRVTPGDNSYCSAVCCTYAQKQVILTKDHDAEAECTXFHNDVRSYGKDFERYYERTSQLPGIRFIRSYASVVREDPVTKNVFIRYATPDEGVKEEAFDMVVLSVGLNPPVGAKALAETFGVACTEHGFCEIHPTNPMETSRPGIFVSGGFQGPLDIPESVFSASGAGSQCGEFLDRRRGRLTTERVYPDEKDVSEEEPRVGVFVCHCGANIGRVVDVPSVVDYALTLPHVVHAQEQLFSCATNSANEITDMIKEKGLNRVVVAACSPRTLEMLFRDTLREAGINQYYYEMANIREHNSWVHSKEKEEATQKAKDITRMSVARACLLEPLQEIDLPVNKTALVVGGGIGGMTCALSIAKQGHEVYLLEREADLGGMARRIHYTLEGLDVQKYLHELEREVYQHRLIHVYTEAEVTEATGYVGNFVTRVKTGHREVEIHHGAAVIATGAVEYRPTEYLYGQNEQVVTQLELEERIARKDEALAGAQSVVMIQCVGCRQADRQYCSRVCCSQAVXNALKLKXLNPEMDVYVLYRXMMTYGFREDYYREASNRDVKFIRWEPEQKPQVSEAEEGGRKVVRVVVPDPILGEELAIDADYLTLSAAVIPAAGAEELSRQFKISLGPDDFFKEAHVKLRPVEFSTQGVYLCGTAHYPKHIPEVINQAYGAAGRALTLLSHDIVTVSGAVCEVEEKKCMGCGACLAACTYGAIEFRDTRQGQKAVVNPVLCKGDGLCNAACPTGAIRLKHFTDEEIISQIDAAIPEEEGLPQMDAAVGDV, from the coding sequence GTGGACCGAGTCGAAGGGGAAGCGGGGGATTTCAGGGTGACCCTGAGGACGAAGCCCCGGTATATCATCGAGGAGAACTGCACGGGGTGCGGGACCTGCGCGGAGTATTGCCCGGTGCAGTACCCGGACCAATACAACCAGGAGATCAGCGACAACAAGGCGGTNCACATCTATTTTGCGCAGGCGATCCCGCTGATCGCCTATATCGACGAGAGCTGCCTGTATCTGAAAGAGAAGAAGTGCCGGATCTGCGAAGGGGTGTGCAAGACCAATGCGATCGACCTGAACCAGAAGGAAGTGAAGCGTGAGGTGAAGGTCGGTGCGATCCTGCTCTCTTCGGGTCTCGAGCCGTATGACCCCGGCGTGAAGCATGAATACGGCTACGGGAGGCTGCAGAACGTGGTGACGAGTATGGACTTCGAGCGGCTGTTGTGCGCGACCGGTCCATACGAGGGGGAGATCCTGAGGGCCTCGGACAAGAAGCANCCGCACAAGATNGCNTGGATCCAGTGCGTGGGCTCGCGGCGGGTGACGCCGGGGGACAACAGCTACTGCTCGGCGGTCTGCTGCACATACGCGCAGAAGCAGGTGATCCTGACCAAGGACCACGACGCGGAGGCGGAGTGCACGATNTTCCACAACGACGTNCGCTCGTACGGGAAGGACTTCGAGCGNTACTACGAGAGGACCTCGCAGCTTCCGGGGATACGGTTCATCCGCAGCTATGCATCGGTTGTGCGGGAGGACCCGGTCACGAAGAACGTGTTTATCCGCTACGCGACCCCGGACGAAGGGGTGAAGGAAGAGGCGTTCGACATGGTGGTCCTGTCGGTGGGGTTGAACCCGCCGGTGGGTGCGAAGGCGCTGGCGGAGACCTTCGGGGTTGCATGCACGGAGCACGGGTTCTGCGAGATCCACCCGACGAACCCGATGGAGACGAGCCGTCCCGGGATCTTTGTGAGCGGTGGTTTCCAGGGCCCGCTGGACATCCCCGAGTCGGTGTTCAGTGCGAGCGGGGCGGGGTCGCAGTGCGGGGAGTTTCTGGACCGCCGCCGTGGGAGGCTGACAACGGAGCGGGTCTATCCGGATGAGAAGGATGTCTCGGAGGAAGAGCCTCGGGTGGGGGTGTTCGTGTGCCACTGCGGGGCGAACATCGGCCGGGTGGTGGATGTGCCCTCGGTGGTGGACTACGCCCTGACGCTGCCCCATGTGGTCCATGCGCAGGAGCAGCTGTTTTCCTGTGCGACGAACTCGGCGAACGAGATCACGGACATGATCAAGGAGAAGGGGCTGAACCGGGTGGTGGTGGCGGCCTGCTCGCCGAGGACGCTCGAGATGCTGTTCCGCGACACGCTGCGGGAGGCGGGGATCAACCAGTACTACTACGAGATGGCGAACATCCGGGAGCACAACTCGTGGGTGCACTCGAAGGAGAAGGAGGAGGCGACGCAGAAGGCGAAGGACATCACGCGGATGTCGGTGGCGCGCGCCTGCCTGCTGGAGCCGCTGCAGGAGATCGACCTGCCGGTGAACAAGACGGCCCTGGTGGTGGGCGGGGGCATTGGGGGCATGACCTGCGCGCTGTCGATCGCCAAACAGGGCCACGAGGTCTACCTGCTCGAAAGGGAGGCGGACCTGGGCGGGATGGCGCGGCGGATCCACTATACCCTCGAAGGCCTGGATGTCCAGAAGTACCTGCACGAGCTCGAACGGGAGGTCTACCAGCACCGGCTGATCCACGTCTACACGGAGGCGGAGGTCACGGAGGCGACCGGGTACGTGGGGAACTTCGTGACGCGGGTGAAGACGGGCCATCGGGAGGTGGAGATCCACCATGGGGCGGCGGTGATCGCGACCGGTGCGGTGGAATACCGGCCGACCGAGTACCTCTATGGGCAGAACGAGCAGGTGGTGACGCAGCTCGAACTCGAGGAGCGGATCGCGCGCAAGGACGAGGCCCTTGCCGGTGCGCAGAGCGTGGTGATGATCCAGTGCGTGGGGTGCCGGCAGGCGGACCGGCAGTACTGCAGCCGGGTGTGCTGCAGCCAGGCGGTGAANAACGCGCTGAAGCTGAAGGANCTCAACCCNGAGATGGATGTCTATGTNCTGTACCGGGANATGATGACCTACGGGTTCCGGGAGGATTATTACCGGGAGGCGTCGAACCGGGACGTGAAGTTCATCCGGTGGGAGCCGGAGCAGAAGCCGCAGGTGAGCGAGGCCGAGGAAGGGGGCCGGAAGGTGGTGCGGGTGGTGGTGCCCGACCCGATCCTCGGGGAGGAGTTGGCGATCGATGCGGACTACCTCACGCTGTCGGCGGCGGTGATCCCTGCGGCCGGGGCGGAGGAGCTGTCGCGGCAGTTCAAGATCTCGCTCGGTCCGGATGATTTTTTCAAGGAGGCGCACGTCAAATTGCGGCCGGTGGAGTTTTCGACGCAGGGCGTGTACCTGTGCGGCACGGCGCACTACCCGAAGCACATCCCGGAGGTGATCAACCAGGCTTACGGGGCCGCGGGCCGGGCGCTGACCCTGCTCTCGCACGACATCGTGACGGTGTCGGGTGCGGTGTGCGAGGTGGAGGAGAAGAAGTGCATGGGGTGCGGGGCGTGCCTTGCGGCTTGCACCTATGGAGCGATCGAGTTCCGGGATACGCGCCAGGGTCAGAAGGCGGTGGTCAACCCGGTGCTGTGCAAGGGGGACGGGCTGTGCAACGCGGCGTGTCCGACCGGGGCGATCCGGCTGAAGCACTTTACGGACGAGGAGATCATCAGCCAGATCGATGCGGCGATACCGGAGGAAGAGGGCCTGCCGCAGATGGATGCGGCGGTTGGAGATGTGTAG
- a CDS encoding 4Fe-4S binding domain protein, producing the protein MCSGRVDLEFVLRAFSNGQDGVFIGGCHLGECNYITHGNYHTLSMVLLCKRIMEHIGLNPERLRIKFMSAGDGIPFAEYMTDFSRTIKELGPIGEGEGLDPAQLKEKLDAVRKLIPYIKVVKREKLEHRLTNKAEYEGFYTREEIEELFRDVASYYIDPEKCQACMTCFRRCPAEAIIGGKNLIHVIDQDKCIKCGTCYEVCPPRFGAVQKLVGEPVPPPIPEEKRKIVRKAKS; encoded by the coding sequence ATGTGCTCGGGCAGGGTGGATCTGGAGTTTGTGCTCAGGGCCTTCTCGAACGGACAGGACGGAGTGTTCATAGGCGGCTGTCATTTAGGCGAATGCAACTACATCACGCACGGGAACTACCATACGCTGAGCATGGTGCTGCTGTGCAAACGGATCATGGAGCACATCGGGCTGAATCCGGAGCGGCTGCGGATCAAGTTCATGTCGGCCGGGGACGGAATCCCCTTTGCGGAGTACATGACGGATTTCAGCCGGACGATCAAGGAGCTGGGCCCGATCGGCGAAGGGGAGGGCCTGGACCCTGCGCAGCTGAAGGAGAAGCTCGATGCGGTCCGGAAGCTGATTCCCTACATCAAGGTGGTGAAGCGGGAGAAGCTCGAACACCGTCTGACGAACAAGGCGGAGTACGAAGGGTTCTACACCCGGGAGGAGATCGAGGAGCTGTTCCGCGACGTGGCCTCCTACTACATCGACCCGGAGAAGTGCCAGGCGTGTATGACGTGCTTCAGGCGCTGCCCGGCCGAGGCGATCATCGGGGGGAAGAACCTGATCCATGTGATCGACCAGGACAAGTGCATCAAGTGCGGGACCTGCTACGAGGTCTGCCCCCCGCGCTTCGGCGCGGTGCAGAAGCTCGTCGGCGAGCCCGTACCGCCGCCGATCCCGGAGGAGAAGAGAAAAATCGTCAGAAAGGCAAAAAGCTGA
- a CDS encoding Molybdopterin binding domain protein (fragment), translating to MKIGSYTYDEYLEAVRRFHGTVAPGVVLGGFMVDLALGNLPEGEFFDALCETRACLPDAIQLLTPCTTGNGWLKVIDLGRYALVLYDKSSGRGVRVYVDASKMEGWPELKGWYFKLKPKKQQDSVRLLEEIKTAGASVCSLQAVQLDPEFIKVRRRKGFKICMVCGEAYPVTDGSICRGCQGEAPYVAMGASLLESPAFSRPLKCHAV from the coding sequence ATGAAGATCGGTTCCTACACCTACGATGAATATCTCGAGGCGGTTCGCCGGTTCCATGGAACAGTCGCCCCGGGTGTCGTGCTGGGTGGTTTCATGGTGGACCTGGCGCTTGGCAACCTCCCCGAAGGGGAGTTTTTCGACGCCCTTTGCGAGACCCGTGCCTGCCTGCCCGATGCGATCCAGTTGCTGACGCCGTGCACGACGGGCAACGGATGGCTCAAGGTGATCGATCTGGGCCGCTATGCGCTGGTCCTGTATGACAAATCGAGCGGCAGAGGGGTGCGCGTCTATGTCGATGCGTCCAAAATGGAGGGCTGGCCGGAATTGAAAGGCTGGTACTTCAAGCTCAAACCGAAGAAACAGCAGGATTCCGTCCGCCTTCTGGAGGAGATCAAGACCGCCGGAGCCAGTGTGTGCAGCCTACAGGCCGTGCAGCTCGATCCGGAGTTTATCAAGGTGCGGCGCCGCAAGGGATTCAAGATCTGCATGGTCTGCGGAGAGGCCTACCCTGTCACAGACGGCTCGATCTGTCGAGGGTGCCAGGGCGAGGCGCCTTATGTGGCAATGGGGGCATCCCTGCTCGAAAGCCCTGCTTTTTCCCGCCCGCTCAAATGCCATGCGGTTTGA
- a CDS encoding AP endonuclease, family 2, which yields MVPVVGITTQVVQEAKWYKHIAGLGFEAVEINRRNSKLHFNLYFLEKVKRYMEGFDLSIHSGTAGIFQPYPSFTKANLAVLTAELDVCRFLEARQLVFHLNDGILCREDKRRLREVFQYAADLGVDMLYESNSILVADYAYDILESFPQLGYVLDLGHLNNGCGRGELGCEIDVFLREVRNRVVYVHASNNSGQHDEHIGLEEGTLDWRHALDMLDFSIIMKIILEVRSLEMVETSRTALMHYLKLKLGSDQHNMLKIFECRG from the coding sequence ATGGTCCCAGTAGTCGGCATTACGACGCAAGTTGTCCAGGAGGCCAAATGGTATAAACACATTGCCGGGCTGGGATTCGAGGCTGTCGAGATCAATCGGCGGAACTCCAAACTGCATTTCAATCTCTATTTCCTGGAAAAGGTCAAACGGTACATGGAGGGGTTCGACCTGAGCATCCACTCCGGTACGGCCGGCATTTTCCAGCCCTACCCTTCTTTCACCAAGGCCAACCTGGCCGTATTGACCGCGGAACTCGATGTGTGCCGTTTTCTCGAGGCCCGGCAGCTTGTGTTCCATTTGAACGATGGGATCCTGTGTCGAGAGGACAAGCGGCGCCTAAGAGAGGTGTTCCAGTATGCAGCGGATCTCGGCGTGGACATGTTGTACGAATCGAACAGCATCCTGGTCGCTGATTATGCGTATGACATCCTTGAGAGTTTTCCGCAGCTCGGATATGTGCTCGATCTCGGGCATCTGAACAACGGCTGCGGGCGCGGCGAGCTCGGCTGCGAGATCGACGTCTTCCTGCGTGAAGTGAGAAACAGGGTGGTCTACGTGCATGCCAGCAACAATTCGGGGCAGCACGACGAGCACATCGGCCTCGAAGAAGGGACGCTCGATTGGCGTCATGCCCTGGATATGCTCGATTTTTCGATCATCATGAAGATCATCCTGGAGGTCAGATCCCTGGAGATGGTGGAGACCTCCCGAACCGCCCTGATGCACTATCTAAAACTAAAATTGGGGTCGGACCAACATAACATGCTGAAAATATTTGAATGTCGTGGTTAA
- a CDS encoding hypothetical protein (Evidence 5 : Unknown function), whose amino-acid sequence MVPVLPGYRQETAFLPNLGVDLRACL is encoded by the coding sequence GTGGTTCCTGTTCTGCCTGGTTACCGTCAGGAAACGGCCTTTTTGCCCAATCTCGGCGTCGATCTGCGTGCTTGCTTATAG
- a CDS encoding hypothetical protein (Evidence 5 : Unknown function), whose translation MRNPYASAQSFDFLYNCKKSSFPDWKPGRTRKSFPEGY comes from the coding sequence GTGCGAAATCCGTACGCCTCAGCGCAATCATTCGATTTCCTTTATAATTGCAAAAAATCCTCATTTCCCGATTGGAAACCGGGTCGTACCCGGAAATCATTTCCGGAAGGATACTAG
- the cls gene encoding Cardiolipin synthase, which produces MNPHMVSTAVLVVHWVVIVILSIRVIMRRPPVGVAMAWLAVVFSVPLAGAAVYLLFGEKRLGLSRAVRIRSGVPRLTRWQTSLGAQAVTVSLPIGPPGEPLRRHAERLQGFPALPGNETLLLSDFESVFDHMIRDIDAAEQTLHLCFYIWEEKGRTGEIVDALIRAAQRGVQCRAIADALGSKTFLKGVQARRLRRAGVDLRAAWPTGLVRALATRTDLRNHRKIAVIDGRLAYTGSQNLVDPRFFKQKAGVGEWVDAMVRITGPAAASLDGVFLFDWSVETGATFEPPRVWTVSESAMPGGSVVQVVPSGPDLQAESIHQVLLKAMYGAECELVMTTPYFVPDDALLTALTTAALCGVAVTLIIPARNDSLLVRHASAAHFDDLMSAGVRIALFNGGLLHTKSLTIDGAVSVFGSVNLDMRSFWLDSEISLLVYDRDFTGRLRDLQERYLRDSERLDPDVWNSRSAGSRFVDNACRLLGPLL; this is translated from the coding sequence TTGAATCCACACATGGTTTCCACCGCCGTTCTGGTGGTTCACTGGGTCGTCATTGTAATCCTGTCGATCCGTGTGATCATGCGTCGGCCTCCTGTGGGTGTTGCGATGGCTTGGTTGGCAGTGGTTTTCAGTGTGCCCCTCGCAGGCGCGGCGGTCTATCTGCTCTTCGGCGAAAAACGGCTTGGCCTGAGCCGTGCCGTGCGGATTCGGAGTGGTGTCCCCCGGCTGACCCGGTGGCAGACGTCCCTCGGGGCCCAAGCGGTAACTGTGTCTTTGCCAATCGGTCCTCCAGGCGAGCCGCTTCGACGCCACGCCGAGCGCCTCCAGGGTTTCCCCGCCCTGCCGGGGAATGAAACGCTGCTCCTCAGTGATTTCGAGTCGGTCTTCGACCATATGATCCGCGACATCGACGCGGCGGAGCAAACGCTTCATCTTTGCTTCTATATTTGGGAGGAGAAAGGCCGCACAGGAGAGATCGTGGACGCCCTGATCCGCGCGGCTCAGCGTGGGGTGCAGTGCCGGGCGATCGCGGATGCGCTCGGAAGCAAGACATTTCTGAAGGGGGTTCAGGCCAGGAGGCTGCGTCGCGCAGGCGTCGACCTCAGGGCTGCCTGGCCGACCGGACTCGTACGTGCGCTTGCCACGCGCACCGACCTGCGCAATCATCGGAAGATCGCCGTAATAGACGGGCGGTTGGCCTACACGGGCAGCCAGAACCTGGTCGACCCCCGCTTCTTTAAACAAAAGGCGGGTGTCGGGGAATGGGTGGACGCCATGGTGCGTATTACGGGGCCGGCCGCTGCCTCACTCGACGGTGTATTCCTTTTCGATTGGTCGGTCGAAACAGGCGCCACCTTCGAGCCGCCGAGGGTGTGGACAGTGTCGGAATCGGCCATGCCGGGCGGTTCGGTGGTGCAGGTCGTGCCTTCCGGTCCGGACCTCCAGGCGGAGTCGATTCACCAAGTGCTGCTCAAGGCCATGTATGGCGCCGAGTGCGAACTCGTAATGACTACGCCTTATTTCGTCCCCGACGATGCGCTGCTGACCGCGCTCACGACGGCCGCTCTCTGCGGTGTGGCGGTGACCCTGATCATTCCGGCCCGGAACGATTCACTGCTCGTCCGCCACGCAAGTGCGGCCCACTTCGACGATCTGATGTCGGCAGGGGTTCGGATTGCGCTTTTCAACGGCGGACTCCTCCACACCAAGAGTCTCACCATCGACGGGGCGGTCAGCGTCTTCGGGTCGGTCAATCTCGACATGCGCAGTTTCTGGCTGGATTCGGAGATCTCCCTCCTGGTGTACGACCGCGATTTCACCGGTCGTCTTCGTGACCTTCAGGAACGCTACCTTCGTGACTCCGAGCGGCTGGACCCGGATGTCTGGAACTCCCGCAGCGCCGGGAGCCGTTTTGTCGACAACGCCTGCAGGCTGCTGGGCCCCCTGCTTTGA
- a CDS encoding Metallophosphoesterase — protein sequence MITVVTVLQLYVFNRLGALTVRKRHLNRAGLIAVGLACWIVFVLSRVYRGQGAGIVSNALQVVGMQWVGCVFLAAVGFFIADLVSGFGLLFRRSLNRLRLVGAVFGVMSIILGHVQALRPPVVETYEVAVDALPDTLDGLTIAALADLHIGEALLGPGWLSARIDQAMDLRPDVIVLAGDLFERRVDPLEMVPVMQRLSAPLGVWAVRGNHDAVRSNRRDVTGEILAGAGIRLLANEWAQPVDGLVLAGVDDLTVARRRPGEGEANLDRALRGRPEGATILLSHTPWLTGRAAKAGVDLMLSGHTHNGQIWPFKHLVRVLYPLVEGMYERGGMNLIVSRGTGTWGPRLRLWVPGEISLVILRQKGPRNADASACNQAATAYSLKNGHSTAGS from the coding sequence TTGATCACGGTCGTAACGGTGCTGCAACTCTATGTCTTTAACCGTCTGGGTGCCTTGACCGTGCGGAAGCGACATCTGAACCGCGCAGGGTTGATCGCCGTCGGTCTGGCATGCTGGATCGTGTTCGTTCTGAGCCGCGTCTATAGGGGGCAGGGGGCCGGCATTGTATCCAATGCGCTCCAGGTGGTCGGAATGCAGTGGGTGGGCTGCGTTTTTCTCGCTGCGGTCGGGTTTTTCATCGCCGATCTGGTTTCCGGGTTCGGACTGCTGTTCAGGAGGTCGCTGAACCGCTTACGCTTGGTGGGTGCAGTCTTCGGGGTGATGTCGATCATCCTTGGGCATGTGCAGGCCCTTAGGCCCCCGGTCGTCGAGACCTATGAGGTGGCTGTTGACGCACTGCCCGACACCCTGGACGGTCTGACCATCGCGGCCCTGGCCGATCTGCACATCGGTGAGGCGCTGCTGGGGCCCGGCTGGTTGAGCGCCCGCATCGACCAGGCCATGGATCTCCGGCCGGATGTGATCGTTCTGGCCGGGGACTTGTTCGAGCGCAGGGTCGACCCCCTGGAGATGGTGCCGGTGATGCAGCGGCTTTCGGCGCCGTTGGGCGTGTGGGCTGTGCGGGGAAACCACGATGCGGTGCGCTCCAATCGCCGGGATGTGACCGGCGAGATCCTTGCGGGCGCCGGAATTCGCCTCCTCGCCAACGAGTGGGCGCAGCCGGTTGACGGTCTGGTGCTTGCGGGGGTCGATGATTTGACGGTTGCCCGACGGCGCCCGGGGGAGGGGGAGGCCAACTTGGATCGAGCACTGCGGGGCAGGCCTGAGGGGGCGACTATCCTCCTTTCGCACACGCCCTGGCTGACCGGCCGTGCAGCGAAGGCCGGCGTGGATCTCATGCTTTCAGGTCACACCCATAACGGCCAGATATGGCCGTTCAAGCACTTGGTGCGGGTCCTCTACCCCCTGGTCGAAGGGATGTACGAGCGCGGAGGGATGAATTTGATCGTTTCCCGCGGCACCGGGACCTGGGGACCGCGGCTGCGGCTGTGGGTGCCCGGTGAAATCAGCCTAGTCATCCTCCGTCAAAAAGGGCCTCGGAATGCCGATGCTTCTGCGTGCAATCAGGCGGCCACTGCATATAGCTTGAAGAATGGGCATAGCACGGCCGGGAGTTGA